TGTGAATTTATTGATTCAAGTTTGGGCATGGGATATGGAACAAGTCTTACACCCATTCTCTTGCTCATGGGGTTTGAACCATTGCAGGTTGTTCCTGCAGTACTCTTTTCTGAATTTATCTCAGGTGGTACTGCCGCATTTCTGCATCATAAAGTACAAAATGTGAATTTTCATCCTTCTTCAAAAGATACCCACGTAGCACTGATCCTTTCGATTTTTGCCGTTATAGGCACTGTTATAGCTGTACTCTTAGCCGTAAAACTCCCTGGCCAAATACTCAAGATATTAATCGGCATTATTGTTTTATCTATGGGCATTTTCATATTAGTTACATTCAATCACCCACCACGGTTCACATGGAGAAAAATTACAATAATTGGAACAATTGCCTCTTTTAATAAAGGAATGAGTGGAGGAGGTTATGGCCCGCTGGTTATGGGAGGTCAGATCCTTTCTGGGATCGGAGTAAAAAACGCTATAGGTATTACTTCGCTTTCTGAGAGCGTAACCTGTCTGGTTGGTATTATCCTGTATTTTTTCCTAATACCGTATATAGACTGGACTTTAACACTCTGTCTTACGATAGGATCCATAATTTCTGTTCCACTGGCCGTTCATACCGTAAAAAAACTCACAGAAAGAAAGGTAAAAGTTGCAATAGCAATTGTAATGATTATTCTTGGTTGTCTTACATTAGGTAAGATGCTTATTTCTTTATAATTCACAACTCTCTGATCATAACTTTAGAAAACACGTGAGTTGGGAGATTTTTTTGTCTATATCCCTTTTCTATCCGCCATTTTGGGCAGTCTCACTACCTTGACAAAGCGATTTTTATGGGGTATCCTAAACTTGGTGCTGAACTGTTAATAACGAGCATATTAGGTATGTTTGCGCAGACGTTACCGATTCTGATGGCAGGCACGTTTGGAGGTGTCGGTATTGCGACTATCTATAGGGTGCTCTACCATTTTAATATGGGTGCGCGGAGTGATATATATAATGTCGCTAACGATACGAGAGCGTTTTTTGCACGAAGAAGAAAAGCGATCGGAGAATTTATAAAAAGTATCATTACTGTAAGAGGGAAACCGCTAATGAAGAGCATCGATGATTTTCATGGGAAATCAACGACTATTGCGTATTTTGATAAATCACCGAAGCTTGTCGGAGATCACATGCAAAACGAGCTTATTGGAGTGAATGCGGCTTTTTCAGAAATAAAAGATGATGCCATAAGAAAGATTATTTTGCGCAGCGCTTTAGCGCATGATCTCCTGCACGAAGCGGGAGTCGATGATGAAGAAATATTAACGCAGGGCGATGTTGTCTATACCTTAGCGCTTCTTGAAGAAGAGTCACGAAAGTCTCCGGATATCTACCAGCGGTACATATCCGAACTTTCCCATATTGCAGATATGGGTTCTGCATTTCCACGTGCGTTTATGAAGGCTTTAACCGATAGTGTCTTTGCTGATAAAGCGACCAAGCCGGAGCTTGGAAATATTGAGGCAATCGTGCAGCAGGAAAGTATTTTCAATGCGTCACAGTAGAGTTGAGGTTGTATATGCTAAAGAAAACACGATTTATAAGTAGTGCGTTCCTCACTACAGCAATTCTCGTAGCCCTTTGTTCGTTTTCTTTTAGCGCTCAAACGGATGTATTGGCTCCTCAGACGGTCTTTAAACAAGAAGAGACAAGACCACTACTCGTTATTGCTCACGACGAAGACGATCTTGCCGCACGTACCGCACGCATCATAGCCGATAATATAAAAGAGAAACCAAACACTGTTTTAGGTCTTGCGACCGGAAGCACCCCCATTAAAACCTACAAGGAACTCATAAAGATAATTAAAGCCGAAGACATTGACCTTTCAAAAGTGGTGACGTTTAACCTTGATGAATACTGCGGGCTTGCAAAAGAACACGATCAAAGTTATCACTATTTTATGTATGACAATTTATTTAATGACCTGTTATATAACCGAAAAACAAACAGAAAAGGTATCAGAAAAAAGAATATCCATATTTTAAACGGTATGGCGCGTAACAAGAAAAAAGAATGTCGCATGTACGAACAGATGATACATGATGCGGGAGGAATAGATATACAGATTTTGGGTATTGGCGGGAACGGCCATATTGGTTTTAATGAACCGCCCTCGCGTATTGATTCTCGAACGCGTGAAGTGTCTCTTGACGAGAGTACCATTAAAGCAAATGCACGATTCTTTGATAATGATATGACCAAAGTCCCAAAAACAGCGCTTTCAACGGGTATTGGGACAATTCTTGACGCAAAGAAAATAATTCTTCTTGCAACAACTGAGAGTAAAAGCAATGCCATAAGAGATTCATTTGAAAAACTTCCTAATGAAAATGTTCCCGCGTCATTTTTGCAAAAACATCCTGACGTTATTTTTATGATTACTCCTGAAGCGGGGAGAAAGCTTACAGGGTATTATGTTAAAGAAAGTGGCTTGCCTCATGATTCTTTTGTTGGGCTCAATATTAATGCAGGTGATTTCGCTGCCAATAACCGCCACATTGTCCGGTTCTTTAACGATGTGTTGGGCGTGCAGATCAGTTCATGGGTGGAGATCTTAGATCTTTCTGAAAAACATCCCGAGTATATTGGGCATATAGCAATGCTTATTGCGCGCAATAAATACAAGGATGTGTTCCATAACTTCTCAGTAGCTGAATATGATACATATATCGCAATGGATGACGAAGTAGATAAGGGTATGCAATCACCTGAGACGATATATGAGGAGAAACCGCGTGAGTTGACGTATAGCGATTTCAAAGAATATGTGACCGGTAAAAAATTCTCTGAAAGTGATTTTATATCGTTAGGAAAAACATATGAGTTTGACGTGCTTAGCCGAGAAGAAATAGACTATGTTATTAAGATTCCACGGGGTATAGTTTCTGAATATAACTTTGGTAAACAGAAAATGGCCCCGTATGAAGGGATCAATCCTGGTTATCTGTTGGCAAAGGAACGGTTAGGTGATCTTGTTGCTGACTTTTCTATTGTTGAAGAAGAATTGCCCATTACTATTGATTTTAGGGTATACAGGGCGAAGAACACTATCATACAGCGGCGTATGCCATCACTGGAGAAAAAGGTGCGAGAATTGTTTGAAAACGGTGACAAAAAAGAAATTATTGAATTACTCCGTCAGAAGATACATGTTGATAATGAGATATTGAAACGCGGTTTGTATCTGCATGATAATTACTTAAAACAGTATGGCGTGACACTGGAAGGGAAAGTCGTGCTTCTTGATGCCGGGCAACTCATTGAAGACCCGGCACAAAAGCTTAATCTGAGAGCGTTTAATTTTGGTGAAGGGGCGTTTAACCCGCTCAAACAGCGATTCAATAGAAGAGGACACGCGCATTATTTTTTGCTGTATTGGATAAAGGATCTCGCGTACGAATTTGACAAAGGCCAAATGGGTGATGACATAACTCAATTTTATATGAAGGAGAGTGGGCTTCCCTTTAAACATGTGATAGATTTTGATATTAGTTTTTGGTCATTTCTTGAAGATTATGAGGATAGGATAGCGGCGTTCTTTAATAAATACATTTTTGAACCGCAGGATGCTATATCGAGCGCAAAAGAGATATATACTCGTTACCGCCAAACACATCCGCAATATTTTAATTATATGGTTAATTTTGTCATATCAAACAAGTACAAGGAAGAATTTTTTGATATTGCGCAAGCTGAATATCAACTACATCATCCTAAAGATATTGCTGATGTTGCAGCTCCTGTGAAAGTAAAAGACATATTTTCCGGTGTGCCGTCTGTATTTCTTCCTGCTACATTTGTCTTTGATCTTGTTAATGAACTGATCTCTGGCAGAAGTACGTATGACCGCGATTTGAGAGAAGATCCCTATCAGGTGAGACAACGCCAAGAACCAGGAACCTACCAATAAATCGGGACACTCCTTTTAAGCTACTAGGTTGCAGCTAGTTATAGCGTAATTACCCCTATCTTGCACTGCGAAAGAATCCTTTTTGGTCATCAGAGCGGTGTAATATTGCGCAAACCGAAAAACGTGTCTCGAAGACCGCATAATTATTATTGACACGCCCCACATCATGTCTTAGTATGTGTCACTCGTTCTTTAAAATTGTGAATGTGAATAAAAAGTAGAACCTTATTGTTTAGGGAATCCGGTGAGAGTCCGGAGCAGTGCCGCTGCTGTAAGCGGGGTAGAAAGGATCAATGATCCGCCACTTTTCGTGTTATGCGAAGGGGAAGGTAGAAAGTTTTACCCGCGAGCCAGAAGACCTGTCAATAAGGGTGTGCGTAACTCTTCGTGCAGCAAAGAGTGATACGCGGGTACAATGTTATCAAGCCCGGTTTCTCTTAAAGAGGAGCCGGGTTTTTTTTGGTTATTGCCATCGCTGCAGTAAGGACCAAAAGAAGGAGAATGGAGTAATGGAGAAGTGTTGGTTTAGAATCAGGATGTTATGTATTAGCCTTGTTGTAATATTTTGTGTTTGTTTTTCAGTGTATGCTGAGGAAGTATATCTTGAAGAAGTAGTAGATAGTAAAATAATTGATAGTGTGTCTGAAAAAGATACAACTATTGATAATAATAATGCTGAATCAGAAAAAAATAAAGAGACCGTAACGGTCCTTTCACCGGTTATTGTTACCGCGACGCGTGTTGAGCAATCGCTTGCCGATGTTCCACAACGCAGTACGGTTATTTCGACCAAGGACTGTGAAACACCACTGGTAAAAAGTGTCGAAGATGTCCTGAGACAATCATCCGATGTGCGTGTTAGCAACTTTGGAGGTGTGGGGTCACCCACGTCAATATCAATACGCGGCACGAATTCTAACCAATCTCTCTACATGATTGACGGCCGACCCATTAACAGTGTTAATAATGGCGGTTTTGATTTTTCCAAATTACCGGTTGAAAGTGTTGATCAGATAGAAATTATTCGTGGACCCGGCAGTTCTCTGTACGGATCAAATGCGTTAGGCGGTGTTATTAACATCATTTCAAAAAAGCCGATTTCAGATAAACCGACGGTACGTACAAAGACAAGTTATGGCGGATACAATACCGTTTATCAAAGCGGTGAACACGGTTGGAATTTAGGCAAGTACGGGTATTATGTTTCCGGTAACTATATCGCTACAGACGGATATCGTACAAACGGTGATTACCGCGGATATAATGTTTCAGCGAGCGCTTTTTTTGAACCGTTTGACACCTTTAAAATGGATTACTCGTTTATTTATCATCAGGACAATATTGGTGTGCCGGGACCTCGCCCACAAGAAGGTGTTCCTGCACAGTACGGGACAAGCGAGATAACATCTTATGTTGATCGGAATAAAAGCAGGGACTTTTTTAGTGCGCTTAAAGTAACCGCTGATCCACACGAGAAGGTACGTGTCACAAGTAGGTTTTATTATGATTTTTCAAAGTTGCGGTCAAATCAGCGTTTTGCCGGTCTTGATCCTACT
The DNA window shown above is from Candidatus Ancaeobacter aquaticus and carries:
- a CDS encoding sulfite exporter TauE/SafE family protein, producing the protein MDNSILLFVIPLAFICEFIDSSLGMGYGTSLTPILLLMGFEPLQVVPAVLFSEFISGGTAAFLHHKVQNVNFHPSSKDTHVALILSIFAVIGTVIAVLLAVKLPGQILKILIGIIVLSMGIFILVTFNHPPRFTWRKITIIGTIASFNKGMSGGGYGPLVMGGQILSGIGVKNAIGITSLSESVTCLVGIILYFFLIPYIDWTLTLCLTIGSIISVPLAVHTVKKLTERKVKVAIAIVMIILGCLTLGKMLISL
- the nagB gene encoding glucosamine-6-phosphate deaminase encodes the protein MLKKTRFISSAFLTTAILVALCSFSFSAQTDVLAPQTVFKQEETRPLLVIAHDEDDLAARTARIIADNIKEKPNTVLGLATGSTPIKTYKELIKIIKAEDIDLSKVVTFNLDEYCGLAKEHDQSYHYFMYDNLFNDLLYNRKTNRKGIRKKNIHILNGMARNKKKECRMYEQMIHDAGGIDIQILGIGGNGHIGFNEPPSRIDSRTREVSLDESTIKANARFFDNDMTKVPKTALSTGIGTILDAKKIILLATTESKSNAIRDSFEKLPNENVPASFLQKHPDVIFMITPEAGRKLTGYYVKESGLPHDSFVGLNINAGDFAANNRHIVRFFNDVLGVQISSWVEILDLSEKHPEYIGHIAMLIARNKYKDVFHNFSVAEYDTYIAMDDEVDKGMQSPETIYEEKPRELTYSDFKEYVTGKKFSESDFISLGKTYEFDVLSREEIDYVIKIPRGIVSEYNFGKQKMAPYEGINPGYLLAKERLGDLVADFSIVEEELPITIDFRVYRAKNTIIQRRMPSLEKKVRELFENGDKKEIIELLRQKIHVDNEILKRGLYLHDNYLKQYGVTLEGKVVLLDAGQLIEDPAQKLNLRAFNFGEGAFNPLKQRFNRRGHAHYFLLYWIKDLAYEFDKGQMGDDITQFYMKESGLPFKHVIDFDISFWSFLEDYEDRIAAFFNKYIFEPQDAISSAKEIYTRYRQTHPQYFNYMVNFVISNKYKEEFFDIAQAEYQLHHPKDIADVAAPVKVKDIFSGVPSVFLPATFVFDLVNELISGRSTYDRDLREDPYQVRQRQEPGTYQ